Proteins from one Pseudodesulfovibrio sp. JC047 genomic window:
- a CDS encoding portal protein: MSDTRFDDLLRQYESGCKRVIQDKIDAQEAALFCKPRKANVNTGPKSRAQKKNLRKITSYAETDMDTWASGTQGTTMPRDMLWFNFTTENEESAKVREHRAWLQHVDQVVLSALIGSNMAEEIHEGLLDAGYANRCTVFMKEGRKQTLFFDTRPPFEYVFFADSDGNADTAIAKVTKTAREWDREFQGKAGAVVAEHIKDKELDTDVEFLHAVFPRTKRNPKVPGALNMPFAEVYAEISKKETVFEAGFSRFPFLAFGTVKPASGPAQKAITEILQLNSMDRTVMRGGEKRIDPPVMAQNDAVTGPIRNGASSVTFADFTSGDKPPVQAMPVGDPGIGVDLMARKQAIIDMHFCRAAFEMEEIRSGVTLGERQMRKLEKATNMEPFFSRFFNRIPTPMLLNAFDICMSKGLIRPAPESMGEDSLKVVLTGPLVRAMRYGADVEATDQMYDRAALIVERTGDQSVLDNLDNDAAMRIYEKRFNPPAELMVAEKARQEARESRAAQAEEQAAMQKATMGADMAQKMAGMQGVAGNA, encoded by the coding sequence TTGAGTGACACACGGTTTGACGATCTGCTCCGGCAGTATGAGTCCGGCTGCAAGCGGGTGATTCAGGACAAGATCGACGCGCAGGAAGCGGCGTTATTTTGCAAGCCGCGCAAGGCGAATGTCAATACCGGGCCGAAGTCTCGGGCGCAAAAGAAGAATCTCAGGAAGATCACCAGTTATGCCGAGACCGACATGGATACCTGGGCGTCGGGGACGCAGGGAACCACCATGCCCCGCGATATGTTGTGGTTCAACTTTACCACCGAAAATGAAGAATCGGCCAAGGTCCGGGAGCACCGGGCGTGGTTGCAACATGTGGATCAGGTGGTGCTGTCCGCGCTTATCGGGTCCAACATGGCTGAAGAAATTCACGAGGGATTGCTGGATGCCGGGTATGCCAATCGCTGCACCGTCTTCATGAAGGAAGGCCGGAAGCAGACGCTTTTTTTCGATACACGACCGCCGTTTGAATATGTCTTTTTTGCGGACAGTGATGGCAATGCGGACACGGCCATCGCCAAGGTGACCAAGACGGCCAGAGAATGGGACAGGGAGTTTCAGGGCAAGGCCGGTGCCGTGGTGGCCGAGCATATCAAGGACAAGGAACTGGATACGGATGTGGAATTTCTTCATGCCGTCTTTCCTCGTACCAAGCGGAATCCCAAGGTCCCGGGTGCGCTCAACATGCCCTTTGCCGAAGTCTATGCCGAGATATCCAAGAAGGAAACGGTGTTCGAGGCCGGATTCTCCCGGTTTCCGTTTCTTGCGTTCGGGACTGTGAAACCGGCCAGTGGTCCGGCACAAAAGGCTATTACCGAAATTTTGCAGCTCAATTCCATGGATCGTACTGTCATGCGCGGTGGGGAAAAACGGATTGACCCGCCGGTGATGGCTCAGAATGACGCCGTAACCGGTCCCATTCGCAATGGTGCGTCGTCCGTGACGTTTGCCGATTTCACGAGCGGAGACAAACCGCCGGTTCAGGCCATGCCGGTTGGTGATCCGGGTATTGGTGTTGATCTCATGGCTCGCAAGCAGGCGATCATTGACATGCATTTTTGTCGGGCGGCTTTTGAAATGGAGGAAATCCGATCTGGCGTAACCCTGGGGGAACGTCAGATGCGCAAGCTGGAGAAGGCCACGAACATGGAACCGTTTTTCTCCCGGTTCTTCAATCGGATACCGACCCCCATGTTGCTCAATGCTTTTGATATCTGCATGAGCAAGGGGTTGATTCGTCCGGCTCCGGAGTCCATGGGTGAGGATTCGCTCAAGGTCGTACTGACCGGGCCGCTTGTCCGGGCCATGCGATACGGTGCGGACGTGGAAGCCACTGACCAGATGTATGATCGAGCGGCCTTGATCGTGGAGCGGACCGGGGATCAGTCCGTGTTGGACAATCTGGATAATGATGCAGCCATGCGAATTTATGAAAAACGTTTCAATCCGCCAGCGGAATTGATGGTGGCGGAAAAGGCGCGGCAAGAGGCCCGGGAGAGTCGGGCTGCGCAAGCCGAAGAACAAGCGGCCATGCAAAAGGCGACCATGGGTGCTGACATGGCACAGAAGATGGCGGGAATGCAGGGGGTGGCAGGCAATGCCTAA